The Blautia obeum ATCC 29174 region GGGAAGTTTTTTTGACTAGGAAAAGTTAATAGATCTTGTAGTGAAAATTTGGGGTTAAAAAATGGAAAGTGAGGCAAAGGCTATGAGAAAAATCAAATGGGGCGTTATGGGAACTGCATTCATCTGTGAGAGGAGTACTTTCCCAGGCATGCTGCAGGCAGAAAACTGTGAAATGTACGCAATTGCAGGAAGAAACATGGAAAAAGCAGAACGGTTCAAAGAAACCTATGGCTTTCAAAAAGCCTATGGAAGCTATGAGAAATTACTTGCAGATCCAAAAGTAGAGGCTGTTTATATCCCGCTTCCCAATACCATGCACTATGAATGGACGATTCGGGCTCTTAAAAGCGGCAAACATGTGCTCTGTGAAAAGCCGCTTGCACCGACAGAAGCACAGGCAGAAGAAATGTTTAAAGCTGCAGAAGAAAATCATGTATACCTGATGGAAGCATTTGCATACCAGCACAGCCCGTACATTGCTGCGGTCAGAAAAGAGATTGAAAATGGGACCATTGGAGATGTGCGCTATATGGAGTCTGCCTACATCACTTCGGATTATGACCCGAAGAATATCCGTATGAGAAGAGATACCCTTGGCGGTTGCACCTATGATCTTGGTGTTTACAATACCAGCCTGATCTTGCGTATTCTGGGTGATGAACCAGCGAAGGTAAGAGCAATCGCCAGCTTTTCGGAAGAAAAAATTGATACGCTTACATCTGCTATATTTGAATACGCGGACGGTAAAAAGGCAGCATTTTCCTGCGGCATGGCACTGGCAACGGACCTTGACAGGCATATCGACCGGTTCGAAATCCAGGGAACGAAAGGCAGTATCAAAGGAACGGGTTTTGAATTTAATGGAGACGGGGAATTAAGTTACACAATAACTTTCTTTGATGGCAGGGAAGAGATGAAAACCATCTCTGTTCCACAGAACTACCGCCTTGAAGTTGAACAGATGGGACGCTGTGTGGAAGGAAAGGAAACACCGGCAGTGACCAGGGGATTTTCCCTGGCAAATG contains the following coding sequences:
- a CDS encoding Gfo/Idh/MocA family protein, translating into MRKIKWGVMGTAFICERSTFPGMLQAENCEMYAIAGRNMEKAERFKETYGFQKAYGSYEKLLADPKVEAVYIPLPNTMHYEWTIRALKSGKHVLCEKPLAPTEAQAEEMFKAAEENHVYLMEAFAYQHSPYIAAVRKEIENGTIGDVRYMESAYITSDYDPKNIRMRRDTLGGCTYDLGVYNTSLILRILGDEPAKVRAIASFSEEKIDTLTSAIFEYADGKKAAFSCGMALATDLDRHIDRFEIQGTKGSIKGTGFEFNGDGELSYTITFFDGREEMKTISVPQNYRLEVEQMGRCVEGKETPAVTRGFSLANARMIDAILEEIGY